acaaaataatagtaCTTAAGTGTTTCTAAAAAATAACTATCTTACTATTCTTAATTAGACAACCCTATCCAAAACTCTATTAAATCCGATGATTctctaaaaaaacaaagtaaacatagaaGGCACCGGATTGAAGTATCCAATTTGAAAGACACTTGTATTTATTTAAGTCATTCTCGAGTAACTAACCCTTTCATCAATCTCCATGTAGAAAAAGGATTTGGGCCAAAAAGATATGGGCAAAGACAAGTCGCAATCAGAAGCATTCCATATTGCCTAGATCCAATGGGCTTCGACCGAAAAGCCCAAAATGCTTATGGTGCACTCTCACTCCAGATCACAAAATTCTCCATTCCAGGGTTTTAGACCTTCTCCTCCTTGTTTCTCTGTCCGATCTTCAAAAAATGCCTCCTTTAACGTCCCTGCAACTCCGGCGGCAGCTCTACCATTACTTCCTCTCTACTCCTCCACCGGTCAGTCAATTCACACAACATTCTCTTCTGAATCCTACTCGTTTACCTAAGTTTTCCTTCTTCTCGCCCTCTCTATCTGCATCATTTTCCTCTCAAACCCTAAACTCTAACAATGATCCAGATCCAATTGCCCAATCTATATCCACTGAACTCATTCGTAACACTGATGCAGATTCTCTCTCCATTCCCCAAAGActtaaccttcatttatcgcacATCACCAGTTCCATAACCCCCTCTCTGGTCGAGCAGACGCTTAATCTCTCCCCGGATGCTGGCCGTACTGTTCTTGGATTTCACCAGTGGCTAGTCTCTGATGCTGGATTCAAGCATACTGATGAAACCATATCTTTTTTCATCGATTACTTCGGTAGAAGGAAGGACTTCCAGTCGACACATGAATTGCTCCGAGATGGTAAGGATGTAATTGGATTTAAAAGTCTTGAATCAATAGTTGATAGGCATGTACGGGCAGGAAGAGCTGCAAAGATTGTTGCGTTCTTCGATAGGATGAAGAGGGATTATGGGTTGAAGAGAGATAGAGAGTCTCTTACATTAATAGTGAAAGCATTGTGTGAGAATGGGTATGCTAGTTATGCTGAGAGAATGGTGAAAAACTTGGCTAATGAAATATTCCCTAATGAGAGAATTTGTGATTTGTTGATTACGGGTTGGTGTGTTGATGGGAAACTTGAAGAGGCTAAAAGGTTAGCTGGGGAGATGTATAGGGGTGGTTTTGAGCTTGGTACAATGTCTTTTAATTCAATGCTT
The DNA window shown above is from Euphorbia lathyris chromosome 1, ddEupLath1.1, whole genome shotgun sequence and carries:
- the LOC136233603 gene encoding small ribosomal subunit protein mL104 (rPPR9) is translated as MPPLTSLQLRRQLYHYFLSTPPPVSQFTQHSLLNPTRLPKFSFFSPSLSASFSSQTLNSNNDPDPIAQSISTELIRNTDADSLSIPQRLNLHLSHITSSITPSLVEQTLNLSPDAGRTVLGFHQWLVSDAGFKHTDETISFFIDYFGRRKDFQSTHELLRDGKDVIGFKSLESIVDRHVRAGRAAKIVAFFDRMKRDYGLKRDRESLTLIVKALCENGYASYAERMVKNLANEIFPNERICDLLITGWCVDGKLEEAKRLAGEMYRGGFELGTMSFNSMLDCVCKLCREKDPFKLHSEAEKVLIEMDTRGVPRNVETFNVLINNLCKLRKTQDGLNLFHRMHEWGCAPDETTFLILIKSLYQAARIGEGDEMIDRMKSAGYGEKLDKKAYYSFLKILCGIERVEHAMGVFEMMKTDGCNPGIKTYDLLIGKWCARNRLDKGNALYNEALSNGVEITPKAHKVEEKYLKKAEGVKKEKKRETLPEKMARKRRRLKKIRLSFVKKPKKRMR